aaaaaaagcgtcaccaaaaaagtaatgaaaatgttctttttggatccggaagtggtgcaaaattgacgcagatgggatgaatttaacatggtcttgtcataggatggaagtcctccctTTAAGCAGCCGTTGCAGTGaaattgcatcacttcttaggtgtgatccgaattcaatattttcgatgtaaataacaaaattctgtgatattttgtcaaataaataattgttttgtcggaaacgtttgacctcaaatattttcaaaaattcacaatttttttagcatttttttcgacaaaatttaaatgaattgtaccattttatgaatttttactctgtttttaacctatttgaaacaaaaaaagttaaaattacccattaaaagtatgaaaaaaaccaagttataaaaaatttaattaaaagaacatcctgggtatttaaaataaagaacatcattgggagtgcatcttctggaagtgcttttaaagttgtgcctttggaggaacttccaaatttttttgctgggtatatttgTGAAATGGGCGTaacatctgcgtttgtaattttagttaaaatttgtaaaattaaaccaaatttctaaaattatccaaaattttcctttctggTTGGTGCCCTGCTTTTTCACTGTATTTTAGATGGTTTTGCATATAAATAAACAtagttacaaaaaaaatcaataaaattgagccaacaaaatataacaaaaaattttcattttcacaaTGAAAATGgtcataaattgtatgaaacGTTAACTCTGCGACAGAATGAAGAGACTTTGATTGCTTAGTTGCCCAACGAGAACATAGTTCATTATAGCCCCAACCCTAATAAGACTATATTTAAGAATTATATCCAAATTCCTAGTATGATGCACAAAAGTCAACAATAAATGTAATACCACAAAAAATACCACAaatttgtcaataaaaatataaaaattaacctTCTAAAAAATAGTCACCACGTCTCTGATTAACAATCAAGAGTTGCTCTAAAGTTACCTTATTTAAATGTTATTGACGATTTTATAAACACATAAGAACAAAAGATAGTGGGTTAAGATGTCTACATTAAATCTCACCTAAAGCTAGAATatcattaaatgaaataaatcatACGTCATAGAAGATTCGCGGTCAATCATCAAACTCTTGACgtcaaataaaatgaatatcCGGTGAGACTTACATCAGGTCTACATCGTCTCAGCTACaaccaaaaatacattttcactGGTGATCTTCAACATGGtttcaaagaattttctttGCCTCATTCGATATCGAATCAACCAAAGATTGTGTGCCAATGAAAAAATTCAATGTCTGAGTTCAGCGGAAAACCACTGAAAGGTTGAAAAGCTATGCACACAACAAAACACACTTGAACTGAAATCATTTTCTCGTTATTTTTTTAAGCACTTGGTCATACATTGATTCAAatcattaatcaaaagttttgtgtttctttttctaatttttcagaaaagtttACTCGTTCCGCTGCTGCTGCTGGGCATAGGCGGCATATGTGAGGGTCAATATTATTATGATGCCGTATCGAATTATTTGGTCCCTGATAATCAAATTGGCAATGGTTATTCATATCCAAAACCTAATGCAGGCTATTCCTATCCAGAGCCAAAGATTCCTTTTGATCTACCGCAAAAACCAATACCACAACCAAAGCCTGTTAAGGGATATTCATATCCCACACCTGCTGTGAAATTTGAACTGCCTCCTAAAACAACACAAAAGTTTATCCCACCACCACAGCCACAAACTACAAAATCGGGATACTCGTATCCCACACCTGCAGTGAAATTCGATTTGCCTGTGAAAAGTACACAGAAACCTATTCCTCCACCACAATCTACCAAATCGGGCTACTCCTATCCCACACCTGCAGTGAAATTCGATTTACCAACTAAAACCACATATAAACCTGTTCCTCCACCAGCTCAGCCGACTAAATCTGGTTATGCATATCCAACGCCGTCCGTAAAATTCGATTTGCCAACAAAGACCACACAGAAAGTTACTGCACCACCTCCAAAACCTTCCAAGCCTGGATATTCCTATCCCACACCAGCAGTAAAATTCGAATTGCCTCCTAAGACTACCATTAGGCCTACCGCCCCACCACCACAACCCTCCACACCTGGATATTCTTATCCCACACCAGCAGTAAAATTCGAATTGCCTCCTAAAACTACCATTAGACCTACTGCGCCACCTTCAAAATCAGGATATTCCTATCCCACACCAGCTGTGAAGTTTGATTCACCAACTAAGCCAACAGTGTCTCCAGTAAAAACCACTAAGCCGGGTTATTCTTACCCAACACCTGCTGTTAAATTCGAATTGCCATCCAAGCCCACTCAAAAGCCAATAACTTCACCACCAAAGGTGCCTACTAAATCCGGTTACTCGTATCCCACTCCGGCTGTGAAGTTTGAATTACCGCCAAAAACAACTGTAAGGCCTActgcaccaccaccaccaacgaAAACTCCGGGTTATTCTTATCCCACACCAGCTGTGAAGTTTGAACTGCCAACCAAAACTACATATAAGCCAACGGCTGCACCAACAAAATCCGGATATTCTTATCCTACACCCGCTGTAAAATTCGAGTTGCCATCCAAAACTACTTACAAACCAACTGCTCCACCACCACCGCCACCAACAAAGTCTGGTTACTCATACCCCACACCAGCTGTGAAATTTGAATTACCTCCTAAAACTACCCAAAAGGTTATAAATCCTCCAACAAAATCGGGCTATTCCTATCCTACACCAGCGGTCAAATTCGAACTACCACCCAGAACCACTCATAAACCAATAACATCGCCTCCACCACCGACAAAATCTGGTTACTCCTACCCAACACCAGCTGTGAAGTTTCAATTACCCCCCAAAACTACACCGAAGGCAACCGCTCCCCCTCCACCACCGCCAACCAAAGCCGGCTATTCGTATCCTACTCCAGCTGTGAAATTTGAATTGCCACCAAAAACTACTCAGAGAATAACAGCTCCCCCAACTGTACCTCCATCTAAAGCAGGTTACTCTTACCCCACTCCAGCTGTGAAATTCGATTTGCCAACCAAAACAACACCCAGACCAGTGACACAACCCGCCCCAACAAAATCGGGTTACTCATATCCAACACCAGCTGTTAAATTTGAAATACCTACCAAACCTGCTCCGAAACCTACAACACAAGCTCCAAAATCTGGTTATAGTTATCCCACACCTGCAGTGAAATTCGATTTGCCCACACACCGCCCACCACCATCTCCTCCACCCAGTAGAACACCTGGTTACAGTTATCCAACACCTGCAGTGAAATTCGATTTACCAACACATCGGCCACCTCCACCACCAGCAAGCAAGACACCCGGTTACAGTTATCCAACACCCGCCGTCAAATTTGAATTGCCAACACCCGTTCAAAGTGGTTACTCATATCCCATACCCGGTATTCCTTTCAATTATTAGAGTGAAACAAACAGTCGCCAATGGCATGACAAGACCAGGACACGAAATTGTGAttacttagtcgaaaatttggatACTCGAATTAACGACTAAATGAATTAGCCTTTGTAtttagtttcaagaattttgttattgtttcaaCGTCCTCTGTTAGTGATGCGAAGTTTGTGAGTATTTTTCTTTAAGGAATTCGAACTCGAGACACTTTCGTACACTAATGATGAAACACTtagtcattaaatttaaattatattttaatttagagtATATCACTTGGTGTACTAAACTTTTGTATAATAGGTGTCTTTTTCAATTAAGActacgaaaaaataaaaacaaatcaaatttttataaatttagctTAAGTATAACTATTAAGCATacgaataaattttataaatatatttaaaaacaagtatatacggccgtaagttcggccaggccgaatcttatgtaccctccaccatggattgcgtagaaatttctacgaaagactgttatccacaatcgaactacttgggttgtggtatcttaaaacttcttaacatcgttttctaaattgtgagttagtccatacgtggtatatattagacaaaaaagttatgtataggtaagtctacaaattgttacgaatcgacatggacttttgcacagaacgtagagaaccagaattgaaatatggcggtcgcttatatgggggctatatagcatTATGAactagatatggaccaatttttgtatgattggggatcgatttatctgagggctatatataactatagaccgatatggacctagttaggcatggttgttaacggccatatatgtTACTAGCATTGTgctagtaccaaatttcaactgactcggatgaaatttgctcctccaagaggctccaaaaccacatctcaggatcggtttatatgggggctatatatgattatggacagatatggaccacttttggcatggttgttaaatatcatatactaccaccacgtaccaaatttccaagcagatcggatgaattttgcttctccaaaaggcaccgaaggtcaaatcttgggatcggtttatatgggggctatatataattatggactgatatgaaccaattcctgcatggttggtggataccatatactaacatcatgtaccaaatttcaaccgaatcggatgaattttgctcttccaaggggctccggagttcaaatctggggatcggtttatatggggcctatatataacaagtaaggaaagtctaaagtcgggcggggccgactatattataccctgcgccactttgtagatctaaattttcgataccatatcacatccgtcaaatgtgttgggg
This is a stretch of genomic DNA from Haematobia irritans isolate KBUSLIRL chromosome 4, ASM5000362v1, whole genome shotgun sequence. It encodes these proteins:
- the LOC142234371 gene encoding uncharacterized protein LOC142234371, which codes for MKSLLVPLLLLGIGGICEGQYYYDAVSNYLVPDNQIGNGYSYPKPNAGYSYPEPKIPFDLPQKPIPQPKPVKGYSYPTPAVKFELPPKTTQKFIPPPQPQTTKSGYSYPTPAVKFDLPVKSTQKPIPPPQSTKSGYSYPTPAVKFDLPTKTTYKPVPPPAQPTKSGYAYPTPSVKFDLPTKTTQKVTAPPPKPSKPGYSYPTPAVKFELPPKTTIRPTAPPPQPSTPGYSYPTPAVKFELPPKTTIRPTAPPSKSGYSYPTPAVKFDSPTKPTVSPVKTTKPGYSYPTPAVKFELPSKPTQKPITSPPKVPTKSGYSYPTPAVKFELPPKTTVRPTAPPPPTKTPGYSYPTPAVKFELPTKTTYKPTAAPTKSGYSYPTPAVKFELPSKTTYKPTAPPPPPPTKSGYSYPTPAVKFELPPKTTQKVINPPTKSGYSYPTPAVKFELPPRTTHKPITSPPPPTKSGYSYPTPAVKFQLPPKTTPKATAPPPPPPTKAGYSYPTPAVKFELPPKTTQRITAPPTVPPSKAGYSYPTPAVKFDLPTKTTPRPVTQPAPTKSGYSYPTPAVKFEIPTKPAPKPTTQAPKSGYSYPTPAVKFDLPTHRPPPSPPPSRTPGYSYPTPAVKFDLPTHRPPPPPASKTPGYSYPTPAVKFELPTPVQSGYSYPIPGIPFNY